In Chlamydia gallinacea 08-1274/3, the sequence CACCCTGACGCACATGCCCATCAAAATGTACACGCAATAAGTTCCCATAGGCTTCTACCACGTATCCTTGTGTTGTTTGACCTGAAGCTGCTACCATGTGATTGCCCTTTCCATAGAATTAATGATATTTCTACCTTTCTCTACACTTGCTACATTATGATGAATAGCCAAGAGATACGTAGTAATTTTTGCTAAAACCGCATCTGCATCAAAATATTTATCTCGATACATTTCCTCTATCTTATGAAATTCATACAATGATAATGTCCGATTTAACGTGTGAGGTAAATGCCCATAGTCTTCCAACACACTACTCAAATCGGCAAACTCTCGGGGAAGTTCGTAATGAGGAGAGTCTTTTTGCATTAATACTTGTAATACGATAGGATCCGAACTATCTTCGTTTCGTAATACATAAGAAACATCCAATTGCAGTACTCTAGAACGGAAACCCGCAAGTATTACACGTAAATTTTGCTTAAATGTAAAATATGTCCGAAGAAATTCTGAGGAGCTATTTCGATAATGAGCTAAAAACTCACCAACTAAATAAGAAAAGTTATCCAAACGCTCTTGAGAAGTTTTATATTGCAAAAGAAAATCCTTAAAAAAATCCTCAAATTCACAATCATCAGACCATTGTTGTAAGCGCAACAAATTTTCTACATTTTCTTGCGTCACCATACCGTAAGACTGAGTGATCTTCTTCCCACTCCAAAAAAAAGCAAAATTATTAAAATCAAAAAAACGCTTTAAGATAACGTAATGCTTGAAATCCTTCTGTGATAAATTCAATCGCAAGAAATCATCAAGATCTCTAAAAGAATATACTGGTGGAGATTCAGGAATCTGGGGAAGAAGAAATAAAGATAAAAAACAATACTGAGTCATTATAATAACTCTAATTTTAATTGGGACTCAAATAATACGGTAAGTCAAAATCAATGCTTTAAGAATCTTGAAATACCATTTCACGAAAATCTTTTTGTAAATAACGCGTTAGAAGACCAAGAAGAGTATCTGAGCTTAAGTCTAGCACTAAATTCCTATCCTCTACTTTTAGCTGTACTCCACCCACAAATTTACCAATAGCTACTCCTTTGCCCTTAAGCTTCGCTAATACTTCTTTTCCAAGAAATTCGTTTACGGCCCTCGCTGCTACATGCTTCCCTATATAGGCCGTCAATTCTCCAAAAATCCCCTGTTCTTGAATTGCTTGAAGCAAAGCAGTGATCATCTTTGCAGATACTTCGGGATCCACCAATACATTCTCTAGCCACTCAGCTAAAGAATCTTGAAATATCTTACCCTCAATAGACTGTTTTAACGTTTCTAAAGCACGTTTACCAGCTTGAGCTAAAGCAGCTTCCCCTTGCTTTAATTTACGCTCCGCCTCTTCCCTAGCTGTCTCTACAATTTGATTAGCTTCTTCCTGAGCTTCTAAAATAATTCTCTTCGCCTTTTCCTTTGCACTCTCTATTATCGCTGCAGCCTCATCTTCTGCTGGTTTTAATGTTTCTACTCTAAGAGCATCGCAGATTTGTTTAAGTTTATCTTCTGCACTAAGATCCGCCATATCTCCTACCTTCAAGAAAACAGAGGTTTATCTTTAAAAAAAAATCAACTACAATCCAAATAAATCAAAAGACTACCGCATTAGTCTTTTAAATAAAATTAAATAAAAGATTTTTATGAAAACTCATGCTGTCCTTGCTTTATGGCTTACTAGCATCCCCCTCCTAATGAATGAAATTCCTCAGGCCTATGGTGCACCTATAAGTACTGTTAATAAGACTCCAACTCCTCCCTCAAGAGTAATACAAAAACGGGTGCAACAAAAATCCCCTAAAACAACTCCCAATCAATCCATCAGAGGACGCGCATCTAAAAAAAGAACATCCTACCCAGCTACTAAAGCAAAACCTCTAATATCTTGGGGGATATATGCAGGAGAAGAATACTCCATTCAAATTCCTAGTCATTGGCAGGGGATTAATGATAAAACTCAACTTC encodes:
- a CDS encoding V-type ATP synthase subunit E, translating into MADLSAEDKLKQICDALRVETLKPAEDEAAAIIESAKEKAKRIILEAQEEANQIVETAREEAERKLKQGEAALAQAGKRALETLKQSIEGKIFQDSLAEWLENVLVDPEVSAKMITALLQAIQEQGIFGELTAYIGKHVAARAVNEFLGKEVLAKLKGKGVAIGKFVGGVQLKVEDRNLVLDLSSDTLLGLLTRYLQKDFREMVFQDS
- a CDS encoding DUF2764 family protein, which translates into the protein MTQYCFLSLFLLPQIPESPPVYSFRDLDDFLRLNLSQKDFKHYVILKRFFDFNNFAFFWSGKKITQSYGMVTQENVENLLRLQQWSDDCEFEDFFKDFLLQYKTSQERLDNFSYLVGEFLAHYRNSSSEFLRTYFTFKQNLRVILAGFRSRVLQLDVSYVLRNEDSSDPIVLQVLMQKDSPHYELPREFADLSSVLEDYGHLPHTLNRTLSLYEFHKIEEMYRDKYFDADAVLAKITTYLLAIHHNVASVEKGRNIINSMERAITW